In Leptospira montravelensis, the genomic window TAGATTTAGTACCAATCTCATGTTGCTAAGATTCTAAGTGGGATTTTACGAATTGAAAATATTTTTCTTGCAAAAGTCAATTTTTTGCGGATAAACCTTGGTTGCGATGGCAGAAGAAAGAATCTATGAAATGCTTTGGGACTGCGAATTTTGCGGATCTAAAAAATTACTCGGTAAAACACATAGGCATTGTCCCAATTGTGGTGCCACACAAGATCCAAGTCGTCGGTACTTTCCGAACGATGCAGACAAAGTTGCCGTCCAAGACCATATCTATTACGGAGCCGATAAGGTTTGTCCTTTCTGCCAAACTCCGAATGGAGCCAAAGCCACGTTTTGTGGAAACTGCGGTGGTTCCTTAGATGGTGCACAAACTGTCAAACTTAGGTCTGATCATGATGGAACCACAGAAGACTCTGTCCAAAAAGCCAAAGAAGATTTAGCCTTTCCCAATTCTGAATATATCAAACCCCATCCCAAAACTCCCAAATGGGTTTTGTGGTTACTCGGAACCATTGTAATTGGTGGGATTGGATTTGTTTGCCTCGGTGTGTTATGGACGGAAAAAGTAGAATTACAAATCACTCACCATGAATGGTCTCGCACAATCGCCATCGATCAGTTCAAACCAGTTTCCGAATCCGAATGGTGTGACTCTATGCCTATGGGTGCGTACAGTGTGTCCAGGAGTCGCCAAATCAGAAGTTATAACAGCATTCCGGATGGAGAAGATTGCCATACAGTCCGTTCGGATCGTGGGGATGGAACGTTTTCCGAAAGTGAAAGTTGTTCCACCAAATACAGACAAGAACCTGTTTACGATGACCATTGCAGTTACCGCATCGATAAATGGGCCTTCGATAGAAATGCTGTGGCCAAAGGATTTGGAACAACACAAGAACCTTATTGGCCCACTCCTCAAATTCGCGAATGTGCGAGCACAAGTATTGGTTGTGAAAGATTAGGACCCAAGGAAGAAAAATATATAGTTCATTTCACAGAGCCTAGCGGGAAAACCAAAGGAGAAAAACATGATTGTGAATTTGATCTGGCAAAATGGAAATCTCTTCCCGCCAAAGGGCTCTACCAAACTGAAAAAAGTGTCATCTTTAACTACATCACTTGCGACACCATACAAACGTTAGAAGAAAACGTAACAGAGGAATAAAATGGACCAAACTTGGTTAAAAACAACATTAGAACGTTTTAAGAACGAACAAGATCCCATTCGGAAGTTTTTAAAAGAAACTAAACTTTTTGAAGAAGCACTTGCCAACCAAGAGTATGAAAAAACCGATCTTCTCATTCGAAAAGAACTCGGAGGAATTCTTACCTCTTTTAAAGAAAGTTTTCGTAAACTAGAAGAAGGTTTTGTGGCAAAAGCACAAATCCAAAACATCGGAAAAACAAATCCGGCAACTACACTTCTCGATCGTATCATAATGAAAGTCGGTTCTGCTGGGTATGGACTGAATGGACTCGGCACTGGAGTGAAAGCCACTGCGGAAGAAATGGAAAAACTACTCAACCATGACTTTTCAATGTTGGAAAAAGTGGGGA contains:
- a CDS encoding zinc ribbon domain-containing protein translates to MVAMAEERIYEMLWDCEFCGSKKLLGKTHRHCPNCGATQDPSRRYFPNDADKVAVQDHIYYGADKVCPFCQTPNGAKATFCGNCGGSLDGAQTVKLRSDHDGTTEDSVQKAKEDLAFPNSEYIKPHPKTPKWVLWLLGTIVIGGIGFVCLGVLWTEKVELQITHHEWSRTIAIDQFKPVSESEWCDSMPMGAYSVSRSRQIRSYNSIPDGEDCHTVRSDRGDGTFSESESCSTKYRQEPVYDDHCSYRIDKWAFDRNAVAKGFGTTQEPYWPTPQIRECASTSIGCERLGPKEEKYIVHFTEPSGKTKGEKHDCEFDLAKWKSLPAKGLYQTEKSVIFNYITCDTIQTLEENVTEE
- a CDS encoding LIMLP_15305 family protein, with amino-acid sequence MDQTWLKTTLERFKNEQDPIRKFLKETKLFEEALANQEYEKTDLLIRKELGGILTSFKESFRKLEEGFVAKAQIQNIGKTNPATTLLDRIIMKVGSAGYGLNGLGTGVKATAEEMEKLLNHDFSMLEKVGTIQKEILDTLPAAFVSNPEAAIESINKLLLDFETQFESRNSIFLK